Proteins encoded together in one Ammospiza caudacuta isolate bAmmCau1 chromosome 27, bAmmCau1.pri, whole genome shotgun sequence window:
- the STRADA gene encoding STE20-related kinase adapter protein alpha isoform X2 — translation MSFLRWVSEKFIVEGLRDFELFGEQPLGDSRRKTNEASSESIAASPKRDTMSNFLPDSSCYELLTIIGRGFEDLMVVNLARYKPTGEYVTVRRVNLEACTNEMVTFLQGELHVSKLFNHPNIVPYKATFIADNELWVVTSFMAYGSAKDLICTHFTDGMTELAIAYILQGVLKALDYIHHMGYVHRSVKASHILISVDGKVYLSGLRSNLSMINHGQRLKVVHDFPKYSIKVLPWLSPEVLQQNLQGYDAKSDIYSVGITACELANGHVPFKDMPSTQMLLEKLNGTVPCLLDTTTIPADELTMKTSRSSANYGVGESTAVSNARAANGEPALHPYLRTFSTYFHNFVEQCLQRNPDFRPSAGTLLSHPFFKQIKRRASEALPELLRPVTPITNLEGTLPQDPSGIFGLVSNLEQLDVDDWEF, via the exons aCAAATGAGGCGAGCTCCGAGTCGATAGCTGCTTCCCCTAAAAGGGACACCATGAGCAACTTCCTGCCAGACAGCAGCTGCTATGAGTTGCTCACTATCATAG GCAGAGGCTTTGAAGACTTGATGGTTGTGAACCTGGCCAGGTATAAACCCACAGGAGAGTATGTCACAGTCAGAAGAGTGAACTTGGAGGCCTGCACAAATGAAATGGTCACATTCTTGCAG GGAGAACTTCATGTTTCCAAACTCTTCAACCACCCTAACATCGTGCCATACAAAGCAACTTTCATAGCTGACAATGAGCTGTGGGTAGTGACTTCTTTCATGGCCTATG GTTCTGCAAAAGATTTAATCTGTACCCATTTTACAGATGGGATGACTGAACTGGCCATTGCTTACATTCTCCAAGGTGTCTTGAAAGCACTTGACTACATCCATCATATGGGCTATGTGCATAG gagTGTTAAAGCCAGCCACATCCTGATCTCTGTGGATGGGAAGGTGTACCTCTCTGGGCTGAGGAGTAACCTGAGCATGATCAACCATGGGCAGCGACTCAAAGTTGTTCACGACTTCCCCAAATACAGCATCAAAGTGCTGCCTTGGCTCAGTCCTGAGGTTTTGCAGCAG AATCTGCAGGGTTACGATGCAAAATCTGACATTTACAGTGTGGGGATAACGGCCTGTGAGCTGGCAAATGGACATGTCCCATTTAAAGACATGCCTTCCACTCAG ATGCTGTTGGAGAAGCTGAATGGAACcgttccctgcctgctggacACCACCACCATTCCTGCAGACGAGCTGACCATGAAGACCTCGCGCTCCAGCGCCAACTACGGCGTGGGGGAGAGCACGGCCGTGAGCAACGCGCGCGCGGCCAACGGCGAGCCGGCCCTGCACCCCTACCTCCGCACCTTCTCCACCTACTTCCACAACTTCGTGGAGCAGTGCCTCCAGAGGAACCCTGATTTCAG GCCAAGCGCAGGCACTCTGCTCAGTCACCCCTTTTTTAAGCAG ATCAAGCGCCGCGCTTCCGAAGCACTCCCTGAACTCCTGCGCCCTGTCACCCCCATCACCAATTTGGAAGGGACACTGCCCCAGGATCCCAGTGGCATTTTTGGGTTGGTATCAAATCTGGAGCAGCTGGATGTGGATGACTGGGAATTCTAG
- the LIMD2 gene encoding LIM domain-containing protein 2, with protein sequence MFQATGAASPAPAHEAKSSSGGSTVQRSKSFSLKAQVKEMCTACQKTVYPMERLVADKFVFHNSCFCCKHCHTKLSLGSYAALHGEFYCKPHFQQLFKSKGNYDEGFGRRQHKELWVHKEVESGTKSA encoded by the exons aTGTTCCAGGCCAcgggagcagccagcccagccccagcccat gAGGCCAAAAGCAGCTCAGGAGGCAGCACAGTGCAGCGCTCCAAG TCCTTCAGCCTGAAGGCGCAGGTGAAGGAGATGTGCACTGCCTGCCAGAAAACTGTGTACCCCATGGAGCGCCTGGTGGCCGACAAATTCGTCTTCCACAACTCCTGCTTCTGCTGCAAGCACTGCCACACCAAGCTCAG cctgggcagctaCGCCGCGCTCCACGGGGAGTTCTACTGCAAGCCCCACTTCCAGCAGCTCTTCAAGAGTAAAGGCAACTACGACGAAGGCTTCGGGCGCaggcagcacaaggagctgtggGTGCACAAGGAGGTGGAGAGCGGCACCAAGTCGGCGTGA
- the STRADA gene encoding STE20-related kinase adapter protein alpha isoform X3, producing MSNFLPDSSCYELLTIIGRGFEDLMVVNLARYKPTGEYVTVRRVNLEACTNEMVTFLQGELHVSKLFNHPNIVPYKATFIADNELWVVTSFMAYGSAKDLICTHFTDGMTELAIAYILQGVLKALDYIHHMGYVHRSVKASHILISVDGKVYLSGLRSNLSMINHGQRLKVVHDFPKYSIKVLPWLSPEVLQQNLQGYDAKSDIYSVGITACELANGHVPFKDMPSTQMLLEKLNGTVPCLLDTTTIPADELTMKTSRSSANYGVGESTAVSNARAANGEPALHPYLRTFSTYFHNFVEQCLQRNPDFRPSAGTLLSHPFFKQIKRRASEALPELLRPVTPITNLEGTLPQDPSGIFGLVSNLEQLDVDDWEF from the exons ATGAGCAACTTCCTGCCAGACAGCAGCTGCTATGAGTTGCTCACTATCATAG GCAGAGGCTTTGAAGACTTGATGGTTGTGAACCTGGCCAGGTATAAACCCACAGGAGAGTATGTCACAGTCAGAAGAGTGAACTTGGAGGCCTGCACAAATGAAATGGTCACATTCTTGCAG GGAGAACTTCATGTTTCCAAACTCTTCAACCACCCTAACATCGTGCCATACAAAGCAACTTTCATAGCTGACAATGAGCTGTGGGTAGTGACTTCTTTCATGGCCTATG GTTCTGCAAAAGATTTAATCTGTACCCATTTTACAGATGGGATGACTGAACTGGCCATTGCTTACATTCTCCAAGGTGTCTTGAAAGCACTTGACTACATCCATCATATGGGCTATGTGCATAG gagTGTTAAAGCCAGCCACATCCTGATCTCTGTGGATGGGAAGGTGTACCTCTCTGGGCTGAGGAGTAACCTGAGCATGATCAACCATGGGCAGCGACTCAAAGTTGTTCACGACTTCCCCAAATACAGCATCAAAGTGCTGCCTTGGCTCAGTCCTGAGGTTTTGCAGCAG AATCTGCAGGGTTACGATGCAAAATCTGACATTTACAGTGTGGGGATAACGGCCTGTGAGCTGGCAAATGGACATGTCCCATTTAAAGACATGCCTTCCACTCAG ATGCTGTTGGAGAAGCTGAATGGAACcgttccctgcctgctggacACCACCACCATTCCTGCAGACGAGCTGACCATGAAGACCTCGCGCTCCAGCGCCAACTACGGCGTGGGGGAGAGCACGGCCGTGAGCAACGCGCGCGCGGCCAACGGCGAGCCGGCCCTGCACCCCTACCTCCGCACCTTCTCCACCTACTTCCACAACTTCGTGGAGCAGTGCCTCCAGAGGAACCCTGATTTCAG GCCAAGCGCAGGCACTCTGCTCAGTCACCCCTTTTTTAAGCAG ATCAAGCGCCGCGCTTCCGAAGCACTCCCTGAACTCCTGCGCCCTGTCACCCCCATCACCAATTTGGAAGGGACACTGCCCCAGGATCCCAGTGGCATTTTTGGGTTGGTATCAAATCTGGAGCAGCTGGATGTGGATGACTGGGAATTCTAG
- the LOC131568370 gene encoding E3 ubiquitin-protein ligase RNF113A-like produces the protein MAEESGVCSFVFKKRVRAAGSGRRKRPGSDQERESSGEEGSTVVRKERRRDTPNPMIQKTRRCTRERPDYAPSSSEDEDPAKEIGVTYKSTRSAKPVGPEDMGATAVYELDTEKEKDAQAIFERSQKIQEELRGKEDDKIYRGINNYQKYVKPKDTSMGNASSGMVRKGPIRAPEHLRATVRWDYQPDICKDYKETGFCGFGDSCKFLHDRSDYKHGWQIERELDEGRYGVNDDENYEVSSDEEDMPFKCFICRGSFKNPVVTKCRHYFCESCALQHYRKSQRCYVCDKQTNGVFNPAKELMAKLEKHKGEEEEEQQSDQEGEPQ, from the exons ATGGCGGAGGAGAGCGGCGTCTGCAGCTTTGTGTTCAAGAAGCGGGTCCGGGCCGCGGGCAGCGGCCGGCGAAAACGGCCCGGCAGCGACCAGGAGCGGG AGAGCAGCGGGGAGGAGGGCAGCACCGTGGTGCGCAAGGAGCGGCGGCGGGACACCCCCAACCCCATGATCCAGAAG ACCAGGCGCTGCACGAGGGAGAGGCCGGACTACGCGCCGAGCAGCAGCGAGGATGAGGATCCTGCCAAGGAGATCGGGGTGACCTACAAATCCACCAGGTCGGCG AAACCTGTTGGCCCAGAAGACATGGGAGCCACAGCAGTGTATGAACTGGAcacagagaaggagaaggatgCTCAGGCCATCTTTGAGCGCAGCCAGAAAATCCAGGAG GAGCTGAGAGGAAAGGAGGATGATAAAATTTACCGTGGCATTAACAACTACCAGAAGTATGTGAAGCCCAAGGACACATCGATGGGAAATGCCTCCTCAGGAATGGTGAG GAAAGGCCCCATCCGTGCTCCGGAGCACCTGCGGGCCACGGTGCGCTGGGACTACCAGCCCGACATCTGCAAGGACTACAAAGAGACCGGCTTCTGCGGCTTCGGGG ACAGCTGCAAGTTCCTGCACGACCGCTCGGACTACAAGCACGGCTGGCAGATCGAACGGGAGCTGGACGAGGGCCGCTACGGCGTCAACG ATGACGAGAACTACGAGGTGAGCAGTGATGAGGAGGACATGCCTTTCAAATGCTTCATCTGCAGAGGTTCCTTCAAGAACCCCGTGGTCACCAA GTGTCGGCACTACTTCTGCgagagctgtgctctgcagcactaCCGCAAATCCCAGCGCTGCTACGTCTGCGACAAGCAAACCAACGGGGTCTTCAACCCTGCCAAAG agCTCATGGCAAAACTGGAAAAACACAaaggggaggaagaagaggagcaACAGTCAGACCAAGAAGGGGAGCCACAGTAG
- the STRADA gene encoding STE20-related kinase adapter protein alpha isoform X1 → MSFLVSKPERIRRWVSEKFIVEGLRDFELFGEQPLGDSRRKTNEASSESIAASPKRDTMSNFLPDSSCYELLTIIGRGFEDLMVVNLARYKPTGEYVTVRRVNLEACTNEMVTFLQGELHVSKLFNHPNIVPYKATFIADNELWVVTSFMAYGSAKDLICTHFTDGMTELAIAYILQGVLKALDYIHHMGYVHRSVKASHILISVDGKVYLSGLRSNLSMINHGQRLKVVHDFPKYSIKVLPWLSPEVLQQNLQGYDAKSDIYSVGITACELANGHVPFKDMPSTQMLLEKLNGTVPCLLDTTTIPADELTMKTSRSSANYGVGESTAVSNARAANGEPALHPYLRTFSTYFHNFVEQCLQRNPDFRPSAGTLLSHPFFKQIKRRASEALPELLRPVTPITNLEGTLPQDPSGIFGLVSNLEQLDVDDWEF, encoded by the exons aCAAATGAGGCGAGCTCCGAGTCGATAGCTGCTTCCCCTAAAAGGGACACCATGAGCAACTTCCTGCCAGACAGCAGCTGCTATGAGTTGCTCACTATCATAG GCAGAGGCTTTGAAGACTTGATGGTTGTGAACCTGGCCAGGTATAAACCCACAGGAGAGTATGTCACAGTCAGAAGAGTGAACTTGGAGGCCTGCACAAATGAAATGGTCACATTCTTGCAG GGAGAACTTCATGTTTCCAAACTCTTCAACCACCCTAACATCGTGCCATACAAAGCAACTTTCATAGCTGACAATGAGCTGTGGGTAGTGACTTCTTTCATGGCCTATG GTTCTGCAAAAGATTTAATCTGTACCCATTTTACAGATGGGATGACTGAACTGGCCATTGCTTACATTCTCCAAGGTGTCTTGAAAGCACTTGACTACATCCATCATATGGGCTATGTGCATAG gagTGTTAAAGCCAGCCACATCCTGATCTCTGTGGATGGGAAGGTGTACCTCTCTGGGCTGAGGAGTAACCTGAGCATGATCAACCATGGGCAGCGACTCAAAGTTGTTCACGACTTCCCCAAATACAGCATCAAAGTGCTGCCTTGGCTCAGTCCTGAGGTTTTGCAGCAG AATCTGCAGGGTTACGATGCAAAATCTGACATTTACAGTGTGGGGATAACGGCCTGTGAGCTGGCAAATGGACATGTCCCATTTAAAGACATGCCTTCCACTCAG ATGCTGTTGGAGAAGCTGAATGGAACcgttccctgcctgctggacACCACCACCATTCCTGCAGACGAGCTGACCATGAAGACCTCGCGCTCCAGCGCCAACTACGGCGTGGGGGAGAGCACGGCCGTGAGCAACGCGCGCGCGGCCAACGGCGAGCCGGCCCTGCACCCCTACCTCCGCACCTTCTCCACCTACTTCCACAACTTCGTGGAGCAGTGCCTCCAGAGGAACCCTGATTTCAG GCCAAGCGCAGGCACTCTGCTCAGTCACCCCTTTTTTAAGCAG ATCAAGCGCCGCGCTTCCGAAGCACTCCCTGAACTCCTGCGCCCTGTCACCCCCATCACCAATTTGGAAGGGACACTGCCCCAGGATCCCAGTGGCATTTTTGGGTTGGTATCAAATCTGGAGCAGCTGGATGTGGATGACTGGGAATTCTAG